The genomic window ctctGGACTAAATCTGCATAGGTCTTCAGATGATGTGCCATCTTCCAAAGATGTGGTTAGTACTTGTTTCAGTATCTTTTCTTTTGGATTTGTTGCTATAATCAAATTTGGTACTTATGAATCATGAGTCAACTACTCAAACTTGTATTTATCTTTTGTTCTTTCTTTGCAGCAAGCTGATTCGGAGAGAACTCGTAGCTCTTCTCGCAATGGCAGTGCCTCAAAAAGGCCTGTTGTTTTGAGCAGTCGGCCGAGTTCTTCTGGTGAGCCTAGCGAGAACCGTTCAAGTAGGCTGCTTGCAAGCAGCAGCCGTCTATCTACAACTCACAGGATTCAACCAGGTCTGGAGTCCAAAACATCATTCACCCGTGCATCCGGGACAAGGGGAGGCCGTGATGACACACTCAGGAGCTTTGAACTCCTGTCAATTGGTACGGGAAAAAGGAAATGAAGAACTGTGTGGTCAGAAGACTACTTGCGCCAAAGGGCATCAGTTCCATTCATGAAACTTCTGAGATATCGCACAATTGTTGATTACTATGTATATTTCCATCTTTATATTGGGTCCATTCAAAGGCTATAGAGCTAATTGAAATTACCTCATGAAGCTTTGGCAGACTTCTTCTATACCTCTTCAAATGTTCTTCCATGATTTATTTCCACATGGACCCATAAGAAGAGATACTATGTTACTCTAGGAATTTGTTTATATGCAAGAACTATATGGCTACTTGATAAATACATTCTCTATATTTGTGTTGAGGAAAAAAGAAAAACGACATGCAAAAAATGCTATGCAAATTTTGCATAATTCCATGCCTGTGGTTGGAAGCCGAATGATTATGTTTCGAAATGTTCTTGAAGCATGACATCATTGAAATCAATCTTTGAATTAATACTATAAATGTTGGCATTTAGGTTTAGTTGTTACACATGGTATCCCTGTGGCACTTTATGACTtgagtttttttttatgttgtagatttgtttgaaattttttaaagtttaatttgGTTAATGTTGTAAGAAAAATGGAATATATACACGTCACGTTGATAAATTGACAAATAAATTTGGTTGATTGATAAACTttgataatatttatttataaaaattttctatTTATACTAGTATTAAGTAAATTatggttaatttttttaaaaaataattgctTATTTTCTAACCTCCTAATCAAATTAAACGAATATTAATTATATTGGTTTTGGATTTGCAGAAGCAAGACAAAAATACTGAAAACCAAAATAAACTTATCCAATTAAATTTAAACAGTATTGGTTTATATTTAAACCCAATATATGAAAACAAATTCCTTTTACGTCCTATAATTGCCGCTGTTTTACATCTTTTTCCcccttaaaaaaaattcaaaacgaTTCCCTTGAAAAATCCAATTCAATATTCAATTATCAATTTCTCAGTCTTCGCAATCGAAACACACTTTTTCTAACACTCGCAGTTTCAGTTGGTAACAGTGCGTCTACGGCACACAGTAAAGCACACTCTTAAATACAAAACTCAAAAAACTCTTCGATTCAATCACTGCGATTTCCACCACCACCATTAATCTCTCTATTTCTTTTCTCAAACCTCAAAACCAAACCCcccaaacttaaaaaaaaaaaaaagaaaaagtcaaaaccaaagtcccaaacttaaaagaaaataaaaaaaaaaaggaataaaggctattttttttcctattttgtgCTGTTATTGGTTTCTTCGAGTGTTCAGACCAAGCGACGCTGAATAAAGTTTCCTTTTCGGTGTTCCTCTAATCTCGTAGCTCATGGCTGCTAGCCATGGTTGTTTTCGATGGGAAGTTGCAAACTTAGCAACTTGGTTTTGCTAACCCTGCTGTTAGAACAAGAGCTCGGGGGAGGAATTAGAGTGATTGCTGAAGAAagtggggtttagggtttttaggtgtGTGATTGAAATTAGGGTTGTTGTGGTGTGCATGAGAAGTGGAATTGGGTTCGGGTTTATGATATGGATGTGAAGGAAACTGGGGAGTTGGTGTCTTTGGACCCAGAGATGTTGCAGCTTCAGGAGGTTTCTTCTTTTGCACTGAAATCGAATCCTGGTGTTGCTGAGGAGCTATTCTCACAGTGGCTTTCGCTTCCTGATACTTGCCGCCTGGTACATGCTACATAGTTGATTTCAAATATTGAACAAATGATTTttctatgaatgaatgaatgattttgGAAATTCACTTGACTGATGATAATGGAAGTGGAGCAAAGAGAGCTAAGTAAAATTTCATACTTTGACAAGTTAAAATTGTTTTTATATTGCTTCATGAGGGTTTTAGGTAGCAAAAGTTGAGCTTAATGTGGCCTGAAATCTTTAGTTTTGGAAGGGGAAGAAACAGAGAATTATGAAGTAAGAAATAAAACTTCTACAAAAGCATTCTATCCTATAATAAGTAAGAAAAATCTGAAgatgaaagagaaagaaaattccTTTATGTGATAGTTACATTTGAACCTCAATCTGTACAAGATTTTCATCAATTCTACCTGATCATTTGAGTCCGGCTATGTGATTCTAACACCATTCATATTCATCTATCGTTCTGTATGTTCTCTTTGTGAATAACTTGCTACTCTTCATTTGAGCTTTCATGTGAAACTCTCAGTTTATGGGCACTTACCACAGTTGCCTGATATCAGTTGTTCTGTTGAAATTGAGTTGTTCACTTGTACTGCCTAGTTCCACTGTTCTATTTGTCGTAGTTTCATAATAAATGATATTGTACATATCCGCGGTTTATGCTGTCTGATCCAACAATAGAGAAACTGGTCTCCATTTCActgttttgaaaaatagagctCTGGCTATTGTTCTGAGCTAGAGGGGTTGAAAGTGATGAACTTCTCTAAAGCTCCATGCCTGGATGTTATGTAATAATTGAGGTGGTGTCCTTTAtgaatatttaataatataatattagagTATCTCAAATAGAAACTACTTAAACATCCATGAAGAGCACTTATAGGAGCCCTTATAAGGAAAGTGGATTGGATGGATGATAGTCAAATATGTCAGGGTAAAGGGCGACCTAGAAAACAAATAGAGTCAAGTAGGTCGGGGTTAAGGGCGACCTAGAAAACAAACAGAGATTAAACTATCAAAAAGAGAGTTAGGATTTAATAGTATATATGTAAACTCGGCTTAGGTTAAAAACACTAAGGTGTTATTTAGTCCATATAAACGACCCGACATAGTGGGACAAAGTTTAGTTGTTGATAGTTGATACAAGTAATTTCAAATTGACTCTTATCTTGTCTCTCTTATGGCTTGGCTGCGTTTTCGTTATGTTTACCCTGCTTCCTTAGTCAGATATTATACTTTCAGTTTCTTATGCAATATGCATGTGGTGGACATGGTTTGATACTTCCGTGGCTGAATTTTGAGCTGTGATTTTATATAATGAAGGCTATATGAGAAGTTGAACCACTTGGTAGAAAAAAATGGGCATTCTATTCTAGATGCATTAATTACCTTTTTGCTATGAGTTTCTGTTGGCCTCcatgctttttgttttcttttcttgttaataAAATTTATTCTTTTGTTATGTTTTAAATGGAACAAGCTGTCTCttgaattttataaattttgaagcAAGGCTGTGGATTTTCAAACATGTAGTTTCTCTGTACTATTTCTTCTCttgttaaaaatatcttttctttagTTAAAAAATCTAGATGCATAATAGTTGTCTTCGACCTTATTCTTCATAACAGAACAAGCTCTCTGTTGAATTGTATAAATTTAAGCTAGGTTGTGGAGTTCCTAATGTATGGAGTACTTCTGTACTAGGACTATAGAGGATTACTTCTTTTTGCTTTAGTTTAGCTTTTTTCTGTGCCATGTTAACTTTTGTAAGATAGTCatgtttattttattctattcctTTTTAATCAATGAATTGTGAACACAGGTCAAGTCATTGATAGATGATGCAAAGGCAGGAGCTTTGTCATGTGCACTTGAGAGCTCACCAACCACAAATGCTCTGGCAGGCAATTCAGTACCTTCGTTGTTTCCAGCTGGTACAACACCGCCGCTTTCACCACGAAGTTCAGCTGGTTCCCCACGTACTATGAAACAGAGAAATAGTCCTTCTTCATTAAGTTCTCCACTCAAAGTAGTCAGCGAGCCAGTACGGGAGATCATTCCGCAGGTATTTCTTATTATCTAAACtaattctttatttctttttctctaaaCTTTCCATCTTTGGAGTTATGTATATCCCTTATTATACAATTATTAACATTGTTTTGATTGTGCTTGCAGTTCTACTTCAAAAATGGTCGTCCTCCTCCGGATGACATGAAAGAGCATTTCCTATTTCAAATTGACAATCGATTTGTTGGTCATGTGGATGGTCTGCAGTTACATGGTAAGATATGCTATTTGTGCACAAATTAGTTCTTTATGCTGAATTGAGAGATTCTTCTATTTACGTGGAAAATAAAAAGGACATGAAAAAAATAGGTCTTCAACCTTTGTTATTAATCTGTCTTCAATTTGCAGAATTTAAGTCTATTACGAAAGAGATTTGCAAACTTCCGTCATTCTTCTCTGCTGCTCTCTTCAGAAAGATTGATGTCAATTATGCTGGAGCAGTAACAAGGTACCAAATTTCTTGTTGGATACTTGGATCATTCCATTTATGATCTATGGGATTACGCTATCAGATGAAGCATTCTGAATTTTTCCCCTGAAATGTGTACACATTTATACATTTATTTCTTAATGGATGACAAGAAAAATAGAGCTATTACTCATTCGCAGACAGTTTTAGCTGTTGATGAAAGTTTACATTCTATAGCAATAGCCCATTTTTGCTATCCTTTGGTGTTCTTGCCTGATGAATTTGTACTGCTTTTTTAACATGTATTCAAGAGAACAATTTATTGACTATTGGGTTCGAGGCAATATGTTGGCTATGGATTTAGCTACACAAATATATACCATACTGAAGCAACCTTACCGGACATACCTAGTGCAGGTTTTCTTGCTTTTATCATACCCTTGCTCCTATGTTTTTTGGTTGCTTGTTATTGTTGACACGAGTTAAATGTTATGCATTAGCGTAGTCTTGATATTTACTTTTTTGTAGGATGATTTCAAACCTGTCTTGAGGGAGTTATTGTCCACTCATCCTGGGTTGGAGTTTTTGCAAAGCACACCCGAATTTCAGGAAAGATATGGTACAATAATGTTATTTTAGatatttcttattttatattaccTAAATAGTTCTCGGGCTGTTTCTCACTACGACATGTGTTGTGCTTAAACAGCTGAGACTGTGATACATAGAATATTTTACTACATGAATAGATCGGGCAATGGCCGACTTACACTAAGGGAGTTGAAACGTGGGAACCTCATTGATGCCATGCTGCATGTTGATGAGGAAGAGGATATAAACAAAGTTCTGAGGTAAAAGCCATTATAGCTGAAATGATAATATCTGAAATTTTTCATTTAGAATTATATCCTTGTATTCCTTGAAAATTCTGTCTATTGTTTGGTAGCATTGATTCCTATTTAATGTTCCCTTTCCAAGCGGTGGTGATGTAACTCTGCCATTCTTGTATTGTTTTTATATGCCCTTGTACTGTGGAAATAAAAGAAAATCTCCATTTCATTTTTGAACGATATTTTGTTCGAGAGAAAGTATCAATTAAAACGTGGAGTATGATAATTCCTCTAAAATGATAATTCCTCTAAAACAGAAAAAGATAAAGTCAAGCGAATTGATATAACTATAAGTGTAGTCTAGCTGCCTGATTTCTGCATATCCAATAGAGCAACTTCCTGGAAGCAGCTCTGAGTCTTCTCAAAAATTAAATGACCGAAGTTTGGAACTGAGGCTACAGGTTGAACAAATAATACAAGAAGTCATCATCATCCCAATTTAGCTTTTAATCTTCCAGAATGTACTGCCTAAGTTGTGGCCATTAACTTTGGGTTTCAACATTTATTTGCAAACTCATTAACAAGCAAAGCAGCCAAGTGACTGAGAAAACAGCTCTATCCCATAGACCATACCAATTCTGGGTGCTAAGAAACACCCTTAAAAATCCAAATAACTTACTTTTGATCCATAGCTGTTGTGCTGGTATATGTAACTTTGAGGCATTTGAACCTGAATTACAGTGTGAATTAATTTCATttgattttagttatttttatgtgGAGTTAAATACAACACCAACAGAGCCATATCCCACTAGATGAGATCGGCTATATGGATCAAACAATGTTGTTTTGCTCTGTCATGGAATTAAATGTTACGTTGTTTATTTATATGCTTCATTCTGTATGAAATTTCAGGTACTTCTCATATGAGCATTTTTATGTCATTTACTGCAAATTTTGGGAGCTCGACACAGATCATGACTTTTTCATTGATAGAGAGAACCTTATTAAATATGGGAACCATTCTCTTACATATCGGATTGTTGATAGAATATTTTCTCAGGTTTGTTTGGTATTTTACATTAGTGTCAAGGTGCCAAGTTCAGTTTTACTGTTTACAGTACTTTAGAACAAGAAATTTGTTTTCTTTTGAAATTCTTTTAAGTCGTGTGAAGTTAGAAGTTCAATGTTTATTTTGGATGGGTTGGTTTGATATTATTCTCAATTTAAAGGTATTATAAACATGCATGTTTTATTTGCTCAATGATTGAATCGTAATCCTTTTTCTTTTATGGGTCCAAACATGAAAATGCATCTTAACTTTTTCTTTTCTCGCACTTAAACAGGTTCCACGGAAATTTACCAGCAAAGTTGAAGGGAAGATGAACTATGAAGACTTTGTCTATTTCATACTTGCAGAGGAAGATAAGTCGTCTGAACCTAGTCTAGAATACTGGTATAATTCTTATCCTTATCAAATTCTCGGTATCTTTTTGGTCATAGTAAAACATATTCTTTCTTGTATTTTATATATGATAACTAGTAGTCTTGGATGATTAATGAAagcaatttattttcttttaccaTTTAGTTTGTCTTTAAAGTTATCTAAGGGTAATTTATGGAAGAACTTGATGCTGGTCTCCTTGGGTCTGAAGTTGCCCATTTGCTGTTGCGTGTGAACATTTTTGATACTGTCATAAGCTCAACGTTCTATAGATACCCATTTGCTGTTGTGTGTGAACATTTTTGGTAGAGTCATAAGCTCAACATACTGTTTTTCCAAAATATAGGTACTATTGGTTCTTTGTTAAATTGCATCACGACTGAGAATGCTCTTTCTAATTGCAGTTGTTCAATGTCAATGTTACTAACTTACAGTTCTTGAAATGTACCGACATGTGCAATTTTGTAGCATTGTTTACCACTCAAAATTGAACTTGAATATTGACTGGCTTAGTTGCATTATGATAATCTCATTATCAAAATTTCACTTGGTGggattgttttatttttctttcctcctcaccattaaataaaaaattttaatgtgtTTATGCTTGTTTTATCTTTTTATCCTTGTAGGTTCAGATGCATTGATTTGGATGGGAATGGAGTGCTGACACCAAATGAAATGCTGTTCTTTTATGAGGAGCAGTTGCATCGGATGGAGTGCATGGCCCAAGAGCCAGTGCTTTTTGAAGATATATTATGTCAGATTGTTGATATGATTGGACCAGAGGTCTGTCCTTTTCTCTCTCTTAAATTATAGTTGTTTCTGTTTCTAAGGGCAAGTGGTAATCTTCCTATGTTTTTAGCAGAACGAGGGATTTATTACATTGCGAGATGTTAAAGGCAGCAAACTTTCTGGCAACGTTTTCAATATTCTTTTCAATCTGAACAAATTCATTGCTTTTGAGACCCGTGATCCGTTTCTTATACGTCAGGTAGACACAAGTTTTAGATCCTATTTTGCTCTCAATGAACAGTTTCCGTAAAGTTTTAGGAATATTATAATTCCAAGTATGTTCTAACTTCAGGAGCGTGAGGATCCAAGTATGACAGAGTGGGATCGTTTTGCGCATAGAGAATATATTAGGCTTTCTATGGAAGAAGATGGCGAAGATATGTCGAATGCCAGTGGAGATGTGTGGGAAGAATCTCTAGAGGCTCCATTCTGAGATTAATTAGGTATGTTGAATATTGCTATGCATTAATTCAGTTAACTTAGCGATGATATTGTCTTAGGTAGATTTGTTATGTGATTTGGACAATAATGAACACAAGATTTTTGGATTGCTTAGATACACTTGATTTTTCCTCATTTCTCCATGTCTTGTTCTATGTTTTGTTATACAAAATTTCTGCTTACATTTTAGTAACTTGAATCTTTTATACTCTGGTATTCATGGCTTGGGAGCATAAAAATTGGGTGTAAATTTTGATTGAGTTTATCAATGATAATTTTCACGCTACTTTTTAAAAACTTCCCAGGCAGTTTAAGGATATGGTTAGGGTAAACCTGGGGTATAAATTTTCGTGGTTGAGTTGTATGTATATTTTTGCACATGAAATTTATCCTTATAAATTTTTATCCTCCAATCACAGTTAGGGGGTAAAAATGAGATGAAAATTTTCATATGACGAGTTTATGAAACATATCATAAATCTTATTTACTACTACTGGAGAATTAGTGGAGTTTACGAGGCTATATTTTAGGGTGTTGGAAATTAGGAATATACTTGACAATCTTTTGCAATTGGTTTTAGAACTAATTGGGATAGCTTGACTTACAGGTGAATCAAGGGCAAGGTATATGGATTGTTGTACTTCTAAGTATTTGGTAACTCTTAACACCCTCACAGTATGCAAGCAACAAAGATTTGAAGA from Arachis ipaensis cultivar K30076 chromosome B09, Araip1.1, whole genome shotgun sequence includes these protein-coding regions:
- the LOC107617366 gene encoding serine/threonine protein phosphatase 2A regulatory subunit B''beta isoform X1, with translation MDVKETGELVSLDPEMLQLQEVSSFALKSNPGVAEELFSQWLSLPDTCRLVKSLIDDAKAGALSCALESSPTTNALAGNSVPSLFPAGTTPPLSPRSSAGSPRTMKQRNSPSSLSSPLKVVSEPVREIIPQFYFKNGRPPPDDMKEHFLFQIDNRFVGHVDGLQLHEFKSITKEICKLPSFFSAALFRKIDVNYAGAVTREQFIDYWVRGNMLAMDLATQIYTILKQPYRTYLVQDDFKPVLRELLSTHPGLEFLQSTPEFQERYAETVIHRIFYYMNRSGNGRLTLRELKRGNLIDAMLHVDEEEDINKVLRYFSYEHFYVIYCKFWELDTDHDFFIDRENLIKYGNHSLTYRIVDRIFSQVPRKFTSKVEGKMNYEDFVYFILAEEDKSSEPSLEYWFRCIDLDGNGVLTPNEMLFFYEEQLHRMECMAQEPVLFEDILCQIVDMIGPEQNEGFITLRDVKGSKLSGNVFNILFNLNKFIAFETRDPFLIRQEREDPSMTEWDRFAHREYIRLSMEEDGEDMSNASGDVWEESLEAPF
- the LOC107617366 gene encoding serine/threonine protein phosphatase 2A regulatory subunit B''beta isoform X2, which produces MDVKETGELVSLDPEMLQLQEVSSFALKSNPGVAEELFSQWLSLPDTCRLVKSLIDDAKAGALSCALESSPTTNALAGNSVPSLFPAGTTPPLSPRSSAGSPRTMKQRNSPSSLSSPLKVVSEPVREIIPQFYFKNGRPPPDDMKEHFLFQIDNRFVGHVDGLQLHEFKSITKEICKLPSFFSAALFRKIDVNYAGAVTREQFIDYWVRGNMLAMDLATQIYTILKQPYRTYLVQDDFKPVLRELLSTHPGLEFLQSTPEFQERYAETVIHRIFYYMNRSGNGRLTLRELKRGNLIDAMLHVDEEEDINKVLRYFSYEHFYVIYCKFWELDTDHDFFIDRENLIKYGNHSLTYRIVDRIFSQVPRKFTSKVEGKMNYEDFVYFILAEEDKSSEPSLEYWFRCIDLDGNGVLTPNEMLFFYEEQLHRMECMAQEPVLFEDILCQIVDMIGPENEGFITLRDVKGSKLSGNVFNILFNLNKFIAFETRDPFLIRQEREDPSMTEWDRFAHREYIRLSMEEDGEDMSNASGDVWEESLEAPF